The following proteins come from a genomic window of Mauremys mutica isolate MM-2020 ecotype Southern chromosome 7, ASM2049712v1, whole genome shotgun sequence:
- the CCDC85B gene encoding coiled-coil domain-containing protein 85B — translation MGSEAGEPAAGRALAQLSDSELGGCSKEELVRRLRQEEAEKLAALVQRGRLIQGVNRQLQEHLREIRELKQVNERLAAENRELRDLCCFLDDDRLKAKRLARDWQLFGQQAARVLRDELAACLHKLAGLEGLQERLAADNLELKALCLALEEECAARADSSPVGSSELSLPCGPRDLGDGSSSTGSVGSPDQLHLACSPED, via the coding sequence GGCAGCGAGGCCGGCGAGCCGGCGGCCGGCcgggccctggcccagctgagcgACTCggagctgggcggctgcagcaagGAGGAGCTGGTGCGGCGGCTGCGgcaggaggaggcggagaagctGGCGGCGCTGGTGCAGCGAGGGCGGCTGATCCAGGGCGTCAATCGGCAGCTGCAGGAGCATCTGCGGGAGATCCGCGAGCTGAAGCAGGTGAACGAGCGGCTGGCGGCCGAGAACCGCGAGCTCCGCGACCTCTGCTGCTTCCTGGACGACGACCGGCTGAAGGCCAAGCGGCTGGCCCGGGACTGGCAGCTGTTCGGGCAGCAGGCGGCCCGGGTGCTGCGGGACGAGCTGGCCGCCTGCCTGCACAAGCTGGCCGGGCTGGAGGGGCTGCAGGAGCGCCTGGCCGCCGATAACCTGGAGCTCAAGGCGCTGTGCCTGGCGCTGGAGGAGGAATGCGCCGCCCGCGCCGACAGCAGCCCCGTCGGCTCCTCGGAGCTCAGCCTGCCCTGCGGGCCCCGGGACCTGGGCGACGGCAGCTCCAGCACGGGCAGCGTGGGCAGCCCGGACCAGCTGCACCTGGCCTGCTCGCCCGAGGACTAG